The Chaetodon auriga isolate fChaAug3 chromosome 22, fChaAug3.hap1, whole genome shotgun sequence genome contains a region encoding:
- the asb13a.1 gene encoding ankyrin repeat and SOCS box protein 13a.1 isoform X1, translated as MEMTPARRSFLCDTGFWADRTALHEAASHGRALQLKQLIESGASVNMVTVDNITPLHEACIQARPNCARLLLEAGAQVDVRTIHGSTPLCNACASGSLECAKLLLQYGAKVNPSLTALTASPLHEACIQGNVEVVKLMIASGAHLEAYDVHFGPPLHIACAKGHIACVKEVLKAGANVNSVKFHETALHHAARVNMVDMIELLVEFGANVYASDNLSKKPVDYTTPVSPTYTCLTFYESNPLSLQQLCRITVRMMLGTRASEAIGQLDISHRIQSYLQYCDHPTSLE; from the exons ATGGAAATGACACCTGCACGCCGTTCGTTTCTTTGCGATACCG GTTTCTGGGCAGACCGGACTGCCCTGCATGAAGCAGCGTCCCACGGCAGAgccctgcagctgaaacagctgATAGAAAGTGGGGCATCGGTCAACATGGTGACGGTGGACAACATCACTCCGCTTCATGAAGCCTGCATACAGGCTCGTCCAAACTGTGCCCGGCTGCTGCTGGAAGCTGGAGCCCAG GTGGATGTACGAACCATCCATGGCAGCACTCCTCTGTGTAATGCCTGTGCTTCTGGCAGCCTGGAGTGTGCCAAGCTGCTTTTGCAGTACGGAGCTAAAGTTAACCCATCCCTCACAGCTCTCACTGCCTCACCACTCCATGAGGCCTGCATACAAG GTAATGTTGAAGTGGTGAAGTTGATGATAGCCAGCGGTGCCCACCTGGAAGCATATGACGTCCACTTCGGTCCTCCCCTCCACATCGCATGTGCCAAAGGACACATAGCCTGTGTCAAGGAGGTGCTTAAGGCAG GTGCCAATGTTAATTCAGTGAAGTTCCACGAGACAGCTTTGCACCATGCGGCACGAGTCAACATGGTGGACATGATCGAGCTGTTGGTGGAGTTTGGAGCCAATGTGTACGCCAGCGATAACCTCAGTAAAAAGCCTGTAGACTACACGACACCTGTGTCTCCCACTTACACCTGCCTCACCTTTTATGAAA GTAATCCTCTGAGCCTGCAACAGCTTTGTAGAATCACTGTGCGGATGATGCTGGGTACTAGAGCCTCAGAGGCCATAGGTCAGCTGGACATATCCCACCGCATACAAAGCTACCTCCAGTACTGTGATCATCCCACGTCACTGGAGTGA
- the asb13a.1 gene encoding ankyrin repeat and SOCS box protein 13a.1 isoform X2, giving the protein MVTVDNITPLHEACIQARPNCARLLLEAGAQVDVRTIHGSTPLCNACASGSLECAKLLLQYGAKVNPSLTALTASPLHEACIQGNVEVVKLMIASGAHLEAYDVHFGPPLHIACAKGHIACVKEVLKAGANVNSVKFHETALHHAARVNMVDMIELLVEFGANVYASDNLSKKPVDYTTPVSPTYTCLTFYESNPLSLQQLCRITVRMMLGTRASEAIGQLDISHRIQSYLQYCDHPTSLE; this is encoded by the exons ATGGTGACGGTGGACAACATCACTCCGCTTCATGAAGCCTGCATACAGGCTCGTCCAAACTGTGCCCGGCTGCTGCTGGAAGCTGGAGCCCAG GTGGATGTACGAACCATCCATGGCAGCACTCCTCTGTGTAATGCCTGTGCTTCTGGCAGCCTGGAGTGTGCCAAGCTGCTTTTGCAGTACGGAGCTAAAGTTAACCCATCCCTCACAGCTCTCACTGCCTCACCACTCCATGAGGCCTGCATACAAG GTAATGTTGAAGTGGTGAAGTTGATGATAGCCAGCGGTGCCCACCTGGAAGCATATGACGTCCACTTCGGTCCTCCCCTCCACATCGCATGTGCCAAAGGACACATAGCCTGTGTCAAGGAGGTGCTTAAGGCAG GTGCCAATGTTAATTCAGTGAAGTTCCACGAGACAGCTTTGCACCATGCGGCACGAGTCAACATGGTGGACATGATCGAGCTGTTGGTGGAGTTTGGAGCCAATGTGTACGCCAGCGATAACCTCAGTAAAAAGCCTGTAGACTACACGACACCTGTGTCTCCCACTTACACCTGCCTCACCTTTTATGAAA GTAATCCTCTGAGCCTGCAACAGCTTTGTAGAATCACTGTGCGGATGATGCTGGGTACTAGAGCCTCAGAGGCCATAGGTCAGCTGGACATATCCCACCGCATACAAAGCTACCTCCAGTACTGTGATCATCCCACGTCACTGGAGTGA